A stretch of Pseudomonas taetrolens DNA encodes these proteins:
- a CDS encoding NAD(P)(+) transhydrogenase (Re/Si-specific) subunit beta, protein MSMNLVTVLYLVASICFIQALKGLSHPTTSRRGNLFGMLGMGLAIITTVGLIYKLGAEIATAGIGYVIVGLLVGGTAGSIMAKRVEMTKMPELVAFMHSMIGLAAVFIAIAAVVEPQSLGIVKHLGEAIPAGNRLELFLGAAIGAITFSGSVIAFGKLSGKYKFRLFQGAPVQFSGQHKLNLVLGLTTLGLGITFMLTGNLNAFALMLALAFVLGVLIIIPIGGADMPVVVSMLNSYSGWAAAGIGFSLNNSMLIIAGSLVGSSGAILSYIMCKAMNRSFFNVILGGFGGAVESDGPAGSKEARPVKSGSADDATFLLTNADTVIIVPGYGLAVARAQHALKELTEKLTHRGVTVKYAIHPVAGRMPGHMNVLLAEAEVPYDQVFEMEDINSEFGQADVVLVLGANDVVNPAAKNDPKSPIAGMPILEAYKAKTVIVNKRSMASGYAGLDNELFYLDKTMMVFGDAKKVIEDMVKAVE, encoded by the coding sequence ATGAGCATGAACCTGGTCACCGTTCTGTATCTGGTTGCATCGATCTGCTTCATTCAAGCCCTTAAAGGCCTGTCGCACCCCACTACATCACGCCGTGGCAACCTGTTCGGCATGCTCGGCATGGGCCTGGCGATCATTACCACCGTCGGCTTGATCTACAAGCTGGGCGCAGAGATCGCTACGGCTGGCATCGGCTATGTGATTGTCGGCCTGCTGGTCGGCGGCACCGCTGGCTCTATCATGGCCAAGCGCGTCGAAATGACAAAAATGCCTGAACTGGTCGCCTTCATGCACAGCATGATCGGCCTTGCGGCGGTATTTATTGCCATCGCTGCCGTGGTTGAACCGCAATCGCTGGGCATCGTCAAACATCTGGGCGAGGCCATCCCTGCCGGTAACCGTCTGGAGTTGTTCCTGGGTGCAGCCATTGGCGCCATCACGTTCTCCGGCTCGGTGATTGCGTTTGGCAAGCTCTCAGGCAAATACAAGTTCCGCCTGTTCCAGGGTGCACCCGTACAGTTCAGCGGCCAACACAAGCTGAACCTGGTACTGGGCCTGACCACGCTGGGCCTGGGCATCACCTTTATGCTGACTGGCAACCTCAATGCCTTTGCACTGATGCTGGCTTTGGCGTTCGTATTGGGGGTACTGATCATCATCCCGATTGGCGGCGCCGACATGCCGGTCGTGGTTTCGATGCTGAACAGCTACTCGGGCTGGGCAGCGGCTGGCATTGGCTTTTCGCTGAACAACTCGATGCTGATTATTGCCGGCTCGCTGGTAGGTTCTTCGGGTGCGATTCTTTCGTACATCATGTGCAAGGCAATGAACCGCTCGTTCTTCAACGTGATTCTTGGTGGTTTCGGCGGCGCAGTCGAGTCGGACGGGCCTGCCGGCTCGAAAGAAGCGCGCCCGGTGAAGTCGGGCTCAGCCGATGACGCCACCTTCCTGCTGACCAACGCCGACACCGTGATCATCGTTCCAGGTTACGGCCTGGCCGTGGCACGGGCACAACACGCCCTGAAAGAGCTGACCGAAAAGCTGACTCACCGCGGCGTGACCGTGAAGTACGCGATTCACCCGGTTGCAGGCCGGATGCCAGGTCACATGAACGTCTTGCTGGCCGAGGCCGAAGTGCCTTACGACCAGGTGTTCGAGATGGAAGACATCAACTCCGAGTTTGGCCAGGCCGACGTCGTACTGGTGCTTGGCGCCAACGACGTGGTCAACCCGGCAGCCAAGAACGATCCGAAATCGCCGATTGCCGGCATGCCGATCCTCGAAGCCTATAAGGCCAAAACCGTCATCGTGAATAAACGTTCGATGGCCAGCGGTTATGCCGGCCTGGATAACGAGTTGTTCTATCTGGATAAAACCATGATGGTTTTCGGCGACGCCAAGAAAGTTATTGAAGATATGGTGAAAGCGGTCGAGTAA
- a CDS encoding acetyl-CoA hydrolase/transferase family protein: protein MYRERIRLISLHDKVMSAEEAAALIQDGMTVGMSGFTRAGEAKAVPQALAERAKLSPLKITLMTGASLGNDLDKQLTEAGVLARRMPFQVDSTLRKAINAGEVMFIDQHLSETVEQLRNNQLKLPDIAVIEAVAITEQGHIVPTTSVGNSASFAIFAKQVIVEINLAHNPNLEGLHDIYIPTYRPTRTPIPLTKVDDRIGSTAIPIPAEKIVAIVITNKPDSPSTVLEPDSETQGIAFHLINFLKQEVDAGRMTNKLGPLQAGIGNIANAVMCGLIDSPFEDLTMYSEVLQDSTFDLIDAGKMSFASGSSITLSSRRNTDVFGNLERYKDKLVLRPQEISNHPEVVRRLGIIGINTALEFDIYGNVNSTHVCGTRMMNGIGGSGDFARNAHLAIFVTKSIAKAGAVSSVVPMVSHVDHTEHDVDILVTEQGLADLRGLAPRERARVIIDNCVHPDFREALNEYFAAACAIGGHTPHILREALSWHINLEETGKMLP, encoded by the coding sequence ATGTACCGTGAACGTATTCGCCTGATTTCTCTACACGATAAGGTCATGAGCGCCGAAGAAGCCGCCGCCCTTATCCAGGACGGCATGACCGTCGGCATGAGCGGTTTTACCCGTGCCGGCGAAGCCAAGGCAGTCCCACAAGCATTGGCCGAGCGCGCCAAGTTGTCACCGCTCAAAATCACCCTGATGACCGGCGCCAGCCTGGGCAACGACCTCGACAAGCAATTGACCGAAGCCGGTGTACTCGCTCGTCGCATGCCCTTTCAGGTCGACAGCACCCTGCGCAAGGCAATCAATGCCGGCGAGGTGATGTTTATCGATCAACACTTGTCCGAAACCGTTGAGCAACTGCGTAACAATCAGCTCAAACTGCCGGACATTGCCGTTATCGAAGCCGTTGCCATTACCGAGCAAGGTCATATTGTTCCAACGACCTCCGTAGGTAACTCCGCCAGCTTTGCGATCTTCGCCAAACAGGTCATCGTCGAAATCAACCTGGCGCACAATCCGAACCTGGAAGGTCTGCACGATATTTACATCCCGACCTACCGTCCGACCCGTACACCGATTCCGCTGACCAAGGTCGATGACCGCATTGGCAGCACCGCGATTCCGATCCCCGCCGAAAAAATCGTCGCGATTGTCATCACCAACAAACCGGATTCGCCGTCCACGGTGCTCGAGCCCGACAGCGAAACCCAGGGCATCGCCTTCCACCTGATCAACTTCCTCAAGCAGGAAGTGGACGCTGGGCGTATGACCAACAAGCTCGGCCCACTGCAAGCCGGTATCGGAAACATTGCTAACGCGGTGATGTGTGGTCTGATCGACTCACCGTTCGAAGACCTGACCATGTACTCCGAGGTACTGCAGGACTCAACCTTCGACCTGATCGACGCGGGCAAGATGAGTTTCGCTTCAGGGAGCTCCATCACCTTGTCCAGCCGCCGCAATACGGACGTGTTCGGTAACCTGGAACGCTATAAAGACAAACTGGTACTGCGTCCCCAAGAGATCTCCAACCACCCGGAAGTGGTTCGTCGCCTGGGCATCATCGGTATCAATACCGCACTGGAATTCGACATCTACGGCAACGTCAACTCCACTCATGTCTGCGGCACGCGGATGATGAATGGCATCGGCGGCTCGGGTGACTTCGCACGGAACGCTCACTTGGCGATCTTTGTGACCAAATCCATTGCTAAGGCCGGGGCAGTCTCCAGCGTTGTGCCTATGGTCAGCCACGTCGACCACACAGAGCACGACGTCGACATTCTCGTCACAGAGCAAGGCCTGGCCGACCTGCGCGGCCTGGCCCCGCGTGAGCGCGCACGCGTCATCATCGACAACTGCGTCCACCCGGACTTCCGTGAGGCACTGAACGAGTACTTCGCTGCCGCTTGCGCAATTGGCGGTCATACACCGCATATCCTGCGTGAGGCCCTGAGCTGGCATATCAACCTGGAAGAAACCGGGAAAATGCTGCCGTAA
- a CDS encoding DUF1127 domain-containing protein: MERTLSSELFSESNTVKNQAAMPLRVLANLMLWQRRISSRHQLARLDSRLLADAGISEAQRYEELSKPFWR, from the coding sequence ATGGAACGTACACTCAGTTCCGAACTGTTCAGCGAAAGCAACACTGTAAAAAACCAGGCAGCCATGCCTTTGCGCGTACTTGCCAACCTTATGCTGTGGCAGCGCCGTATCTCCAGCCGCCATCAATTGGCTCGACTGGATTCGCGTCTTTTGGCTGATGCCGGGATTAGCGAAGCACAGCGTTACGAAGAGCTGAGCAAGCCGTTCTGGCGCTAA
- a CDS encoding DUF2388 domain-containing protein: protein MSTFRLLTAAALLTLAASANASSFIVTTDSLVGSLKATSDLTSDATGSFRDNKIVRAARDDAASFVASEGAIRGVKLESAFEAIRQQAPALQATDTQLAQAILTI, encoded by the coding sequence ATGTCCACATTTCGCCTACTCACTGCTGCTGCCTTGTTGACGCTTGCTGCGAGCGCTAATGCTTCAAGCTTTATTGTTACCACCGACTCTCTGGTAGGCTCCCTTAAAGCAACGTCTGACCTGACATCCGATGCGACCGGTTCGTTTCGTGACAACAAAATCGTGCGTGCCGCACGTGACGACGCCGCCAGCTTTGTTGCCAGTGAAGGTGCCATTCGTGGCGTGAAACTCGAAAGTGCATTCGAAGCTATCCGCCAACAAGCACCCGCGCTGCAAGCTACCGATACTCAACTGGCCCAGGCCATCCTGACTATCTAA
- a CDS encoding DUF2388 domain-containing protein, with protein sequence MRFFSLALLALCWTHTANAFDMTTQNVVISGYVTSKVTSAPFDHKLILAAQDDAAAFVASDGQLRGAQLESALRYLRQSQPKISANDLELAQAILVQ encoded by the coding sequence ATGCGTTTTTTCTCTTTAGCTCTACTTGCCCTCTGCTGGACACACACAGCAAACGCCTTCGATATGACCACGCAAAATGTAGTGATCAGCGGTTACGTCACCAGTAAAGTGACATCCGCGCCTTTCGATCACAAACTGATACTTGCCGCCCAGGATGACGCCGCAGCCTTCGTTGCCAGCGATGGACAACTACGAGGAGCACAGCTGGAGTCTGCCTTGCGCTACCTGCGCCAGTCCCAGCCAAAAATCAGTGCCAACGATCTTGAACTGGCACAAGCAATTCTCGTCCAATAA
- a CDS encoding DUF2388 domain-containing protein, with product MRSPLIVATLGLFLLADVAQAQTVVQTSNIIVRAFGRTIDFTSDTTTSIRDSKVVREAHDDAATFVASQGNIRGVQLESAFSTLRDRVPEARNASDQDLAEAILAL from the coding sequence ATGCGTAGCCCTTTGATTGTCGCCACCCTTGGCCTGTTTCTGCTCGCCGATGTAGCGCAGGCACAAACTGTCGTGCAGACCAGTAACATCATTGTCCGGGCTTTTGGCCGCACCATCGATTTCACCTCGGACACCACCACCTCCATACGCGATTCAAAAGTGGTACGTGAAGCCCACGATGACGCCGCTACATTTGTCGCCAGCCAAGGCAACATTCGTGGCGTGCAGTTGGAATCGGCTTTCAGCACCCTGCGTGACCGCGTACCTGAAGCCCGCAATGCCAGTGATCAAGACCTCGCCGAAGCCATCCTCGCTCTGTGA